GCCGTCCGGCCGCAGCGGTTCACCGCATGCCGGTCCGCCGCCAGTTCGTAGCCGCGGCGGGCACGGCCGCTCATGTCGGTGGCCAGCGGAAGGAACCACAGGTGCGCGGCAAGCACCCGGCCCAGCAGCAGCCGCAACGGATCCCGCCGACGTGCGTGCGCGTGCTCGTGGGCCAGCACCGCGCGCAACTCCGTCCCGCTCAACACCGCGACCAGCCCGCGGCTGACCACGACGTAGGGCCGCCACAGCCCGATGGTGACCGCCAGCGGCTCACCGGTGTCGACGACCCGGACGGGACCGGCGTGGCCGGCCGCGGGCGCCGCCGCCACATCGCCGGTCTCGCGGTGCGCGACCCAGCGGTGGAATCGGTGCGTGTGCCACAGGCCCCGGACCAGCACCCGCGTGGCCTTGCCGACGGCCAGTGCTCCCATCCCGGCGAGCAGTGGCGCCACAAGGGCAGCGGGCTGCCCGGCCAGCCACAGTTCACGCGCGTCGGGGCTCGGTGCCCAGCAGGGTGCCGACGCACCAGGCCAGGGCGAGCGCAGGGTAGCTGGCCAGGGTCGCGGCCACCAGCAGCAGCAACGGAACGTCGCGTTTCACGAGTCCTCCACCAGCCGACGCAGCCGCGCTCGCAGTTCCTCGTCGCTGCCCACCTGGTCGACGAACGACGCCAGCGCGGCGTCACCGTAGTCGTCCAGCAACTGGCGCACCGCGATCTCGGCCGGGCTGCCCACGGCCGCCTCGTAGACGTAGCCGCGCCGGCCGGGTGCTCGCCGCACCACGCCCCGCTCGGTCAGCCGCGACAGCACCGTCATCACCGTCGTGTACGCCAATGGGGACGGTCGGCCACGGTTCAGCTCCGCCAGTACCCCACGGACGGGCATTGCCTCGTCCGCTCGCCACAGCACGTCCATGACCTCGGATTCCAACGGGCCGAGTACGGCACCACGCTCACTGCGTCCCACGGACGCCAGGCTACTACCACAATGTCGTAACAGGGGTGGCAAACCCCACCCCGGGTGGGGTGGAATACCGTGGACGTCCGGTGTGTTGACCACAGCATGAGCACCGAACTGACGGACAAGAAGCGTGCCGCGTTGAACCGGCTCAAGACGGTTCGCGGCCACCTGGACGGGATCATCCGGATGCTGGAGTCCGACGCCTACTGCGTAGACGTGATGAAGCAGATCTCCGCGGTGCAGTCGTCGCTGGAGCGAGCCAACCGGGTGATGCTGCACAACCACCTGGAGACCTGCTTCTCCGAGGCGGTGCTGGCCGGCCGCGGTCAGGCCGCGATCGACGAGCTGGTCGACGCGGTCAAGTTCACCCCCGCGCTCACTGGCCCCCAGGCGCGGCTGACCGGTGCCGCGGTCGGCGAATCGGAACCGGCCGAGACCGACGAACAACTCGCCACGGAAGGGAGCACCGCATGACGACCGGGCACCCGTGCTGCGGCTGGTGGAGCTGATCGAGGACCAGGGCTACGACGTCGCCGACCACCGCTGAACGCGGCGGTCGCGAGGAGGTGAAACACCGTGACGGAGGCAGTACGCGCCGGCCCGGCCCAGGCACAGCGGGTCGACTTCACCGTCGAGGGCATGACGTGCGTGTCCTGCGCGCTACGCGTGCAGAAGACGCTGTCCAAACAGGACGGTGTTGCCGAGGCGCAGGTCAACTTCGCCACCGGCACCGCACACGTCGACTACCGGCCGGGCGAAGCCGATGTCGACCGGATGCAGGCGGCGATCGACCATATCGGCTACCACCTCGAACCGGTGACCCCCAGCCAGCCGTCACCGAGCGAGGACAGCGACCACGAGCGGCGGATGTGGTGGTGGCGCGCGTGGCTGGCTTGGCCGCTGGGCCTGGTGGTGTTCGCGCTCACCATGTTCCTTGGCGAGGCGCCGTGGGCGCGGTGGACCGCGTTCGCCGCGACCGTGCCGGTGCAGTTCGTCGCCGGGTGGCCGTTTCTCAAGGCCGCCGCGCAGCGGGCCCGCACGTTCAGCGCAAACATGGACACCCTCATCGCGATGGGCACGCTGACCGCGTTCACCTACTCGACCTACGAACTGTTCGCCGGTGGGTACCTGTTCTTCGACACCGCCGCGCTGATCATCGCGTTCCTGCTGCTGGGCCGCTACTTCGAAGCCAGGGCGCGGGGCCGGGCGTCGGCGGCCATCAGCAAGCTGCTGGAAATGGGCGCCAAGGAGGCCCGGCTGCTCGTCGACGGCGACGAGCAGCGCGTGCCCGTCGAACAGGTGCGCGCCGGGGACCTGGTGCGCGTGCTGCCGGGGGAGAAGATCCCGGTCGACGGCGAGGTGACCGACGGGCGCGCCGCGGTGGACGAGTCGATGCTGACCGGCGAATCGGTACCGGTCGAGAAGACCTCGGGCGACCACGTGGCCGGGGCGACGATCAACACCGACGGCGTGCTGACCGTGCGGGCCACCGCCGTCGGGGCGAACACCGCACTGGCCCAGATCGTGCGCCTGGTCGAGGACGCCCAGCGGAACAAGGCCCCGGTGCAGCGGCTGGCCGACCGCATCTCCGCGGTGTTCGTACCGGTCGTGATCGGCATCGCGCTCCTGACCTTCGCCGGATGGGCGCTGGTCACCGGTGACCTCACCGGCGGCATGACGGCCGCGGTCGCCGTACTGATCATCGCCTGCCCCTGCGCGCTCGGCCTGGCCACCCCCACCGCGATCATGGTGGGCACCGGCCGCGGTGCGGACCTGGGCATCCTGGTCAAGGGCGCCGACGTGCTCGAAGGCTCCAAGAAGATCACCACCGTCGTCTTCGACAAAACCGGCACCCTCACCCACGGCCAGATGCACCTCACCGACCTCATCCCCGCCCAGCGGCAGGACCCGGATCTGGTGCTCCGCCTGGCCGCCGCGGTCGAGGCCGGCTCCGAACACCCCATCGGCGCCGCGATCGTCGCCGGCGCCCGCGAACGCGGCCTCGATATCCCGGCCGCCCGCGAGTTCGCCAGCGTCGCCGGCCACGGTGTGCGCGCCGAGATCGACGGGCAGGTCGTGTTCGTCGGCCGCCGCAAACTCCTCGACGAGCACCACCTGCTACTACCCGACGCCCTCGCGGCACAGGCCACCGAACTGGAGGAGCACGGCCACACCGCGGTCTACGCCGGCTGGGACGGCCAGGTACGCGGCGTGGTCGGCGTGGCCGACACCGTCAAGGACGACGCCGTCGACGTCATCCGGCAGCTGCACGGCATGGGTCTGGAAGTCGCCATGATCACCGGCGACAACACCCGCACCGCGGACGCGATCGCCACACAGGTCGGCATCGACCGGGTGCTCGCCGAGGTCCTGCCCGAAGACAAGGTCACCGAGGTCCGGCGGCTGCAGGACGAGGGGCAGGTGGTTGCCATGGTGGGCGACGGCGTCAACGACGCCCCCGCCCTGGTACAGGCCGACCTGGGCATCGCCATCGGCACCGGTACCGACGTCGCCATCGAGTCCAGCGACATCACCCTGATGTCCGATCGGCTCGACGGCGTCGTGCACGCCATCCACCTCTCCCGCCGCACCCTGCGCACCATCTACCAGAACCTCGGCTGGGCCTTCGGCTACAACACCGCCGCGATTCCCCTCGCCGCACTCGGTCTGCTCAACCCCATCATCGCCGGAGCCGCCATGGGCTTCTCCTCGGTCAGCGTCGTCACCAACTCGCTGCGGCTACGCCGATTCGGCCGACACGAGCCGACTGAAACAGCCGGATCATGATCGACCGACGGATCGGGTGGTCACCGCCCCTGCCGCGACGATCACTCGGATGAGCCAGCGCGGCGAGGCCAGGACTCGGCCGGTGTTGACGAGCCAGCTCTGATCATCGCGACAGGCTGTTCAGTACGCGCAGCCCCGATCAGGAGCAGGGGCCCACGGCGTCGAACGCCTGGCCTGCGACCAGCGGTCGGCCACGTTCAGGTGCCGAGTACCGAGCAGCAGCCCGAGGATCGAGAGATCGACCGCAGGGGCGACGAGCGGCGCGACCCAGATCGGGACTCCAGCCGAAGGGATGTCGGGCTCGGTGCGCGAGGTGCTCACCGCCTCCGAAGGCCACGAGCCACGCGTCTTTCTCGAGCGGCTGAGCGCGTGAAGGCTGCCGGTCACCGTCGCATCCTTGGATCGTATGAGGGGTCGGCGTACATGGGTGGGCAACCACGAGTGGTGGCTTCGGGGCGCAGTTCGTAGTGCCAGGGCTCGTTGCGGTAGATCTGGCACAGCCCATACCTGGCGCCGTGTTTCGACAGCCACGCCCTGGCGTCGAAGCCGACGTCGATCGCGTTCCCGGCCACGTGCGGCGACGTGGCGGGCGTGGCGACCCACCTGGCAGCCTCCTCTTCGGACCCGTACTTGGCGATCGCCTCGCGAAGGAGCCGGTTCTGGTACTCCGGGGAGCGCCAGCCACTGTTCACGTAGAACTTGATGCCGTCGTCGGCGGCAGCCGTCGCCGCTTCGCGCAGGGCCCGGAGCAGGCCGGGGTCGAGGTTGGCCACGCCGGGGTACTCGTCGAACACTGTCACGCCCTTGGGGAGGGCACCGTCTTCCGCGGTGGGCGTACCACTGTGGTCGAATGCTGTGCGACTCATGCTTCCAGTCAAGGAAGCGTGGTGTTGCCAGCGCGTATGCGGTTTTCGATATGCCGACGATAGGAACCGGCTCGTAGCATCGTGAGCATGCGTGTGCTGATCGTCGAGGACGAGCCCTACATGGCGGAGGCCATCCGCGATGGGCTGCGCCTGGAAGCGATCGCGGCCGACATCGCCGGTGACGGTGACACCGCCCTGGAGCTGTTGAGCGTCAACAGCTACGACATCGCCGTCCTCGACCGGGACATTCCCGGGCCTTCCGGGGACGAGGTCGCCGAGCGCATCGTCGCTTCCGGTAGCGGCATGCCGATCCTGATGCTCACCGCTGCCGACCGGCTCGACGACAAGGCCTCCGGGTTCGAGCTCGGCGCCGACGACTACCTCACCAAGCCGTTCGAACTGCGCGAGCTCGTGCTCAGGCTCAGAGCCCTCGACCGCAGGCGCGCCCACAACAGACCGCCCGTGCGGGAGATCGCAGGCCTGCGGCTGGACCCGTTCCGTCGCGAGGTCTACCGGGACGGCCGGTACGTCGCGCTGACCAGGAAGCAGTTCGCCGTGCTCGAAGTCCTCGTCGCTGCCGAAGGCGGTGTCATCAGCGCCGAAGAGCTGCTGGAACGGGCGTGGGACGAGAACGCCGATCCGTTCACCAACGCCGTGCGTATCACGGTCTCAGCCCTGCGCAAGCGGCTCGGCGAACCCTGGCTGATCGCCACGGTGCCCGGCGTCGGCTACCGCATCGACACTGGAGCAGGCGAGAGAGGCAAGCGTGGGTAGGGAGCCCGGGTTGAGCGTTCGCCTCAAACTGACCTTGAGCTACGCCGGATTCCTCATGGTTGCCAGTGCCTTGCTGCTCGCGGTCGTGTGGGTGTTCCTGCTGCGCTACGTCCCCGAGGTGATCTATTTGCCGCCGGAGACGGGGCCTCCTGGCGGGGTCGGCGGGCCGGTCGTGCCGAACCAGTCCGACCTCACGCGCGCCTTCGTCCCGAAGGCAGCCATGGCGCTGGGGTTCCTGCTGATATTCGGGCTCCTGGGCGGATGGGTCCTCGCCGGGCACATGCTCGCACCCCTCGCTCGCATCACCCATGCCACACGCCTGGCCGCGAACGGGTCGCTCTCCCACCGGATCCACCTGGAAGGCCGCCAAGACGAGTTCGGCGAACTCGCCAACGCCTTCGACACCATGCTCGCACGGCTCGAAGCGCAGGTCACCGAACAGCAGAGATTCGCGGCCAACGCCTCCCACGAACTGCGTACCCCACTGGCGATCTCGCAGACACTTCTCGACGTGGCCCGCAACGATCCGGACCGGAACACCGACGAACTCGTCGAACGCCTCCGCCTCGTCAACGCCAGGGCGATCGACCTTACCGAAGCATTGCTCCTGCTCAGCCGCGCCAACCGGCGATCCTTCACTCGCGAGCACGTCGACCTGTCCCTCATCGCGGAAGAAGCCGCTGAAACGCTCCTCCCCCTGGCGGAAAAGCGTGGCGTCACCATCGAGACCTCCGGGGACATCACCCCTACCACCGGCTCACGTGCGCTGCTGCGGCAGTTGACCACGAACCTCGTGCACAACGCGATCGTCCACAATCTGCCCGAACAGGGCACCGTGTGGGTCACGACCAGTGTCTATCCAGGGACCGTGGTACTCGCTGTGGAGAACACCGGGGAGATGCTCACGCAGGAGCTGGTTTCCACGCTTGCCGAGCCGTTCCGCCGCGGCACCGAACGCATACGCACCGACCACGACGGTGTCGGCCTCGGCCTGGCCATGGTCAAGAGCATCACCCAGGCACACGACGGAACACTCACCCTCGCGCCCCGGGCCGCCGGGGGGCTCAGCGTCCGGGTGCAACTACCCGCCGCGCGACCGCAGGCCGGCTGATCGTCGTTCGGCGATCGCGGCGACCACGTGTCTGGCCAGGACGACGTCCGCGTCAGGTGCGCCTGCCGCCGACGCACGGGCCGACATCGCCGCGATTCGTCCGGGATCGGTGAGCACCGGGATCAGAGTGGTCTCGATCCAGGCCGGGGCGAGGTCGGTGTCATCCACAAGCAGGGCCCCGTCGGCCGCGACGACCGGCTCGGCGTTCGACCGTTGCTCACCGCCGCGCAGCGGCAGCGGGACGTACCCGGCAGGCAGGCCGACCGCGGCCAGTTCGGCGCAGGTCATCGCCCCCGAGCGGCAGATCACGAAGTCGGCCGCGGCGTAGGCGTACCGCATCTCGTCCACGTAGGGGACGACGACGTAGGGCGGGTCGCCATCTGACACCTCGACCACGTGCCGGGGCCCGGTGATGTGCAGTACCTGCACCCCGGCTGCCCGTAACGCCGGGGCCGCGCCGGACACCGCGGCGTTGATCGTCCGGGCGCCCTGCGAACCGCCGGTGACCAGGAGCACCGGCCCATCGGGTCGCAGGCCGAACCGCTGCCGGGCGGCGTCGCGCAGCGCGGGCCGGTCGAGCCCGGTGATCGCAGGACGCAGCGGGATGCCGATGGCGGTGGCGTGGGCCAGCCGGACACCCGGCGCGGCGGTGAACACGTGCGTCGTCAGCCGGGCCGCCAGCCGGTTGGCCACTCCGGGCCGGACGTTCGCCTCGTGGACGACGATCGGCAGGCCCCGCCTGTACGCGGCGAGGTAGGCCGGTGCGGCCACGTAGCCGCCGAAGCCCACCACGATCTCGGCCCGCACGCGGTCGAGCACCGCCCCGGCCGCCCGTACCGAGTCGCGCAGCCTGCCCGGTGCTCGCAGCAGGGCCCGGTTCAGTTCGCGCGGCAGCGGCACCGGCGGGATGAGTTCGAGCGGGTGGCCGCGGGCCGGGATGAGCGTGGTGTCCAGGCCGCGGACCGTGCCGAGGGCGGTGATCTCGGCCGCGGGCTCCAGTCGGCGCAACGCGTCGGCGAAGTTCATCGCCGGCTCGATGTGCCCGGCCGAATGGCCGCCTGCGACCACGACGCGCGGGGCCCTCACGTCTGCGTCTGCCGGGATGGCAGGCCGACGGCATCGAGATCGCGGAGGAACCGCGATGACCTTCCTGCCTGGTCGAGGTAACCGCGGCGCCGGTAGAACTCGTGTGCGTCATGGCGGCGGTCCGCGCTGGTCACCTCCATACGCACGCATCCACGACTTGCCGCGAACGATTCCGCCGCTACCACGAGCTGCCCGCCGACGCCCTGGCCGCGTGCCTTACCGGAGACGACCAGAGCCACGATCCGGCCCCAGGAGCCCGCGCGTTCGAAGAACGGGCAGACGTGGACCGCGACAAGGCCGAGCAGGTCGCCGTCGGTATCGGCCACATAGGCCGCTCCGGAGGGATCGTCATCCCACGTCTGGATGCGGGCCGCCGTTGCCGCTGTGCCGTCCTGGGGATAGTCCAGCTGGTGCAGCAGTTCGTTGACAGCCGCGGCGTCCGTGACGTGCGCCAGTCTTATCCGCATGCCGCCTCTGTCAGCCTCTATGCGATGGGAAAATCAAAATAGGTGTCCGGGTAGGGTTCGTCTTTCAGCGTGTAGTGCCACCACTCGCAGTCGTATCGGCTGAAGCCACAGTTCTCCATGATGGAACAAAGTTGTTGGCGGTTCCTCGCTTCGGCTGGCGTGACCTCTCTGGCTCCGTGATGTGAGATTGCATCCATCAGGTCATGGTCACCGCCCATGGCTACCAGTTCACCGGTCGCCAGGTGGTAAAGCGTCAAGTCAACGGTGCTGCCCCGGCTGTGGCCCGACTTGGCAGCCACGTAACCCTGTTCGAACATCTCGGCTCGGTCGATATTCGGATAGTGTCGCAGCTTCGTCCGGCCATCCTCCGGTTGTTTCGCCCAGCGCAGGAAGCAGTCCACGGCGCGTTGCGGACGATAGCCATCCCAGAGCAGCAGACCAAAGCCAAGGGCTGCGGCCTCCTTTCGCGCCAGGTCCAGGGCCGCACACAAGGCCGTCGTACCGGCAATTCGATTTACCAAGTATCCGTCCACAGGCTTGCCGGTGAAGTTGTCCCAGGTGGCGTACTTGGCGTCCCAGCGTATGCCGGGCACAAGCTCGTCGGCAAAGGCGAAGCCATGTTTCATCGGGTTGTTCCTGTCAGCAGTGCCAGCGACACCATCCGGTCGATCACCTCGGCGAGTGGTAACCCTGCGGCTGCCATCATCCTCGGGTAGCGGCTGTACGAGGTCATGCCGGGAAAGGTGTTGACCTCGTTGAGGACGGCTGTTCCGTCCTCCTTGAGGAACATGTCCACCCGTGACAGCCCCCGGCAACCCAGGGCGCGGTATACGGCTTTTGCTGTTTCCTGAACGAGTTTGCGCGACTCTTCCGCGATGTCGGCAGGGACGATGAATGTCGCGTTCTCGGAACCGGTTTCGGGTTCGCTCTCCTGATGGATCCTGAAAAATCCATGGGACAGCGCAACGCGGTCTACCTCGCCTGCGATCAAACCCAGGTCGTTACCCAGGATGGCGCACCCGATCTCGCTGCCGACGACGGCCTCTTCGATCAACACCTTCGAGTCATACCGTCTCGCCGTTTGTACCGCACTCGGCAGTTCTTCTTTCCGGGACACCTTGCTGACGCCGAAAGACGAGCCCGAACGGGCCGGTTTCACGAAGACGGGATAGGTAATCTGGTCGGGATCGATGTACCCGTCTGCCGGGACCGTCCAGAAGTCCGGTGTCTCGATTCCCGCGTTTCTGGCGACGAGGTAGGTAAGGGACTTGTCCATACTCAGCGCAGAGCTTTGGACGTCGCAGCCTACGTAAGGGATGCCGGAGAGTTCCAGCAAACCCTGTATCGCACCGTCCTCGCCGAGTCTGCCGTGCAGGACGGGCAGCACCAGGTCCAGGCTGATCGTCTCGTATCGTCCCTGGTCCAGGACAAACAGGCCGCGTGCGCCGCTGTCCGGTGACAGCACGGCCGGACGGCAGTTGCCGTTTTCCCAACCTACGTCAGGGCCGTCACAGAGCTTCCAGGCGCCGCTCTGGGTGATCCCGATGTAGAACGGTTCGTACTTTTCGGTATCGAGGTGTTTCGCGACCTCTTGTGCAGATTTGACGGAGATGGGGTGCTCTTCGGAGCAGCCCCCGAATATAATTCCGATCTTCATATCCAGTGCTGCTTCCTGCCCGCGTGCTTCAGGCAATTTATGATGGAGTTCTCGACGGTGTCGCTCAGGGCGTGGTCCGTGTAGTAGGCGGTGTGCGGGCTGATCAGCACGTTCGGCAGTTCTTGTAGTCGCGGTAACAGTGTGCTTTCAATGGGCCTGTTGCTGCGGTCGGTGTAGAATATTCCTTCTTCTCCTTCGAGGACGTCCAGGGCCGCGCCGCCCAGTTTGCCGTGTTCCAGTGCTCGGAGAAGGGCCTCGGTATCGACAAGTGCGCCGCGTCCGGTGTTGATGACGAACGCTCCGTGCTTCATCTGCTCGATACGTCGACGATTGAGGAGATGGTGTGTGTCCGCGTCGAGCGGGATGTGGAGCGTGACGATGTCGCTCTGCTGCAACAGTTCATCGAGAGGAACATAGTCGGCAGAGGTCCTGGGACGGATGTCATAGGCCAGTTTCTGGCAGCCGAAGCCCCACAGCCGGTCTATGACCGCTGAGCCGATGCGCCCCGTTCCGACTACCCCAATGGTCAGGTCGCGCAGTTCTTTCCCACGCACGTCGTTCAGTCGATAATCGTGAGTTTCCGTTCGGCGAATGATGGACTTGGCATTCCGTACCGCCATCAGCATCAGCATCAGCGTGTAGTCGGCAACGCTGTCGGGCGAGTAGGTGACGTTCTCTACGAGAATTCCGACGCTCTCCGCGTATTTCACGTCGATATGGTTGCATCCGATGCTTCTCGTGGAGATGTACGTTACCCCGGTCCTGCTGAGCGCGAGGAGCGTGGAGTTCGTGATCCGAGTCTTATGGCCGACGCTGATGCATCGATTTCCGAGCGCCAGGTGAATATTGGCCTCGGACACCGCTGCCGCTGTGATGGTCGGCATGACGCCGAAGTGCGGTGCTATCTCGCGGAACAGCGTGGCCTCGTCCGGCCCGCATCCGTAGATTGTAATTCCCTTCTTCAGGGCGGCCGGGGTGGACGAGGACGTCAGCGATCGGTCGCGGCGGGCCGCTGTTCGTGCCGGTTCGCTGTAGGTCATGCCTCCCAGTCAAGGCGGCGTGGTGTTGCCAGCATGTATCTGGTTTTCGATATGCCGACGATATGCTACTGACCGGTAACCAAGCGAGGTCGCTGGAGCATTGCCCCGGACGAGTGTGACGTTCGACACTCCGGTCGAAGCGATTCGATACAGGCAGGATGGCGCATCGTGGCCAAGATCGAGGACGTGGCCCGGCACGCGGGCGTTGCCCCGAGCACGGTCTCGTACGTACTCAGCGGCAAGCGGTCGATTTCTGAGCGGACTCGGCAACGCGTGCTGCGGAGCATCAAGGTGCTCGGGTACCACCCGCATGCCGGGGCGCGGTCGCTGGCGAGCAACCGCTCCAATGTGGTCGCACTGGTCGTCCCGCTGCGGGCCGGTATCCACGTTCCGGTCATCATGCAGTTCGCCACCTCGGTAGTCACCGCAGCGCGTGGCTACGACCACGACGTCCTCCTGCTGACCCAGGACGAGGGAGTCAACGGACTGCGGCGGGTCGCCGGAACGGCACTGGTCGACGCGATCATCGTGATGGACGTCGAGCTGCACGACCCGCGGATTCCGGTGCTGCGGACGTTGCAGCGACCCGCCGTGCTGATTGGTTTCCCGGCCGACGCGGACGGGCTGACCTGCATCGATCTCGACTTCACCGCGGCGGGTGCCGCCTGCGTCGACCACCTGGCCGCGCTGGGCCACCGGCGTATCGGGCTGGTGGGTTCCCCGCCCGAGGTCTACGAGCGGGAGACCGGGTTCGCGCGACGCACCCTGACCGGCTTCACCAGGGCCGCGGCGGCGCACGGCATCGCCACCAGCGTGCATCCCTGTGAGGCGACTCCGGCCGCGGCCAGGCGGGTCGCCGCCGAGCTGCTGCGGGAACACCCGGACCTCACCGGTGTCGTCGTGCACAACGAACCCATCGTCGACCCGCTGCTGGCCGCGTTCCGGGAGGAGGGCCGTACGGTACCGGATGATCTCTCGGTCGTAGCCATCTGCCCGGACGAGGTCGCCGAGCGCACGTCTCCGGGGCTGACCTCGGTGGCCATCCTGGCGGACGAGGTCGGCCGCCAGGCGGTCGACCTGCTGATGACCAAGTTGAGCGGAGAACAGGTACCCAGCGCCACGTTGCTCCAGCCCCGGCTCACCCAGCGAAAGAGCAGCGGCACCCCCAACGGGGAGACCCGGCGAAGGGCGTAACGGACAACTGCAGAACAGGGCACATCCGGCGGCCCGTTGTTGAAGCGCTTCGACTGTGATTCGACGACGTTCGACGGAACCGCCGAACCATTGAGAGGAACAACGATGTTCAAGCGAGGAGGGCCGCTGTCGCAGATTCTCACCCTGATTCCGACGTACGTGCTGTTCGCCAGGGTGGGACTGGTCAACACGTACTGGCCATGGGTGATGTGGGGCCTCGCGGCATCACCGTTCCTGGTGCTCTTGTTCCGCCAGTTCTTCGCCGCTATCCTCGCCGAGCTGGAAGAGGTGGCGATCATCGACGGTTGCGGGTACGGACGGATATTCCTGCGGATTTTCCTGCCGTTGTCCCGGCCCGTGCTCATGACTTCCTTTCTGCCCTCGTTCACCTGGAACTGGGCGATTACGTCGCGCCTGCCCTCTTTCTCGACCCGACCACACCACACTGTCGGTCGCTTTTGCCGCGTTCTACCTCGACCCCCGCATGGCAACCCGGACTCCACGTTGCAGGCGGCCGCAGCCACCCTGTACGTGGTGCCCGTCCTGGTAATCTTCCTGTTCGCGCAGCGCTACTTCATCCGCGGCGTCGCCAGTTCGGGCTTGAAAGGCTGACATCACATCAGCGTGTGAATTAACCGTGGCCGGACATGCTCGGCCGCGGGCGGGGATGCTGGCAGCCGCCATGCCCGCAGCCCTCGCCTCCGGGGTCGACTGCGCGACGTCGCTCGTCCAGCGTCGGGGTGAGCTCGTCCCCGCACACGGATCCTCGGCGCGGTCCTCAATCTTGCCGGCCGCGTTGATGATCAGCTCCTTTCCTGCGGTATAGGATGGACACACCACCACCGGACCGTCGTCCGCTGTGGCGTCCCAGGTGTCCAGGCTGTCGGAGATGCAGTGCGCGAACACAACGGTCAGCGGCGGGAACTGGCCAGGCGGCGGACCGCTGCCCGGTGTTAGAGGGAGTCCAGCCAAGGG
The sequence above is drawn from the Amycolatopsis aidingensis genome and encodes:
- a CDS encoding GNAT family N-acetyltransferase — encoded protein: MRIRLAHVTDAAAVNELLHQLDYPQDGTAATAARIQTWDDDPSGAAYVADTDGDLLGLVAVHVCPFFERAGSWGRIVALVVSGKARGQGVGGQLVVAAESFAASRGCVRMEVTSADRRHDAHEFYRRRGYLDQAGRSSRFLRDLDAVGLPSRQTQT
- the vanX gene encoding D-Ala-D-Ala dipeptidase VanX; translation: MKHGFAFADELVPGIRWDAKYATWDNFTGKPVDGYLVNRIAGTTALCAALDLARKEAAALGFGLLLWDGYRPQRAVDCFLRWAKQPEDGRTKLRHYPNIDRAEMFEQGYVAAKSGHSRGSTVDLTLYHLATGELVAMGGDHDLMDAISHHGAREVTPAEARNRQQLCSIMENCGFSRYDCEWWHYTLKDEPYPDTYFDFPIA
- a CDS encoding LacI family DNA-binding transcriptional regulator; translation: MAKIEDVARHAGVAPSTVSYVLSGKRSISERTRQRVLRSIKVLGYHPHAGARSLASNRSNVVALVVPLRAGIHVPVIMQFATSVVTAARGYDHDVLLLTQDEGVNGLRRVAGTALVDAIIVMDVELHDPRIPVLRTLQRPAVLIGFPADADGLTCIDLDFTAAGAACVDHLAALGHRRIGLVGSPPEVYERETGFARRTLTGFTRAAAAHGIATSVHPCEATPAAARRVAAELLREHPDLTGVVVHNEPIVDPLLAAFREEGRTVPDDLSVVAICPDEVAERTSPGLTSVAILADEVGRQAVDLLMTKLSGEQVPSATLLQPRLTQRKSSGTPNGETRRRA
- a CDS encoding carbohydrate ABC transporter permease is translated as MFKRGGPLSQILTLIPTYVLFARVGLVNTYWPWVMWGLAASPFLVLLFRQFFAAILAELEEVAIIDGCGYGRIFLRIFLPLSRPVLMTSFLPSFTWNWAITSRLPSFSTRPHHTVGRFCRVLPRPPHGNPDSTLQAAAATLYVVPVLVIFLFAQRYFIRGVASSGLKG
- the vanH gene encoding D-lactate dehydrogenase VanH, with the protein product MTSSSTPAALKKGITIYGCGPDEATLFREIAPHFGVMPTITAAAVSEANIHLALGNRCISVGHKTRITNSTLLALSRTGVTYISTRSIGCNHIDVKYAESVGILVENVTYSPDSVADYTLMLMLMAVRNAKSIIRRTETHDYRLNDVRGKELRDLTIGVVGTGRIGSAVIDRLWGFGCQKLAYDIRPRTSADYVPLDELLQQSDIVTLHIPLDADTHHLLNRRRIEQMKHGAFVINTGRGALVDTEALLRALEHGKLGGAALDVLEGEEGIFYTDRSNRPIESTLLPRLQELPNVLISPHTAYYTDHALSDTVENSIINCLKHAGRKQHWI
- the vanA gene encoding D-alanine--(R)-lactate ligase, producing MKIGIIFGGCSEEHPISVKSAQEVAKHLDTEKYEPFYIGITQSGAWKLCDGPDVGWENGNCRPAVLSPDSGARGLFVLDQGRYETISLDLVLPVLHGRLGEDGAIQGLLELSGIPYVGCDVQSSALSMDKSLTYLVARNAGIETPDFWTVPADGYIDPDQITYPVFVKPARSGSSFGVSKVSRKEELPSAVQTARRYDSKVLIEEAVVGSEIGCAILGNDLGLIAGEVDRVALSHGFFRIHQESEPETGSENATFIVPADIAEESRKLVQETAKAVYRALGCRGLSRVDMFLKEDGTAVLNEVNTFPGMTSYSRYPRMMAAAGLPLAEVIDRMVSLALLTGTTR